Proteins encoded together in one Vigna angularis cultivar LongXiaoDou No.4 chromosome 5, ASM1680809v1, whole genome shotgun sequence window:
- the LOC108339217 gene encoding protein FAR1-RELATED SEQUENCE 11-like produces MERGIGEYANDSTLFKGKLFNSDIDAYNFYCLFAKTSGFSVRRGHSYKRNNNNIEDIYKRKFICHRAGVAKQRKITEVENQRKRKSSRCNCSAKLLISKRTFGFEEKWMVTCFGNSHNHALLDEKEIRFLPAYRDIPINDQARILLLSKVGCSVSLIMRVLEAEKGIEAGHLPFLDKDIRNFIKSQSSIDKENDASNVLKLCKDLKDKDDAFQYDFTLDESNKLEHIIWVFGDLIRAYEAFGDVVVFDTTYRINRYDMPLGLWVGVDNHGSSIFFLVSFVRIVKGKCPQTILTDQDHALKEAVSTELPNTKHAFCIWHIATKLPTWFSFLLGTKYDDFKTEFYRLYNLECESDFEQQWDFMVELFHVTYLKEFFFAGMTTTGRSESINSYIKRFLDVKTIGVAVNIRNQAGEEARMRQKYHNPLMKTSFPIEEHAASILTPYAFELLQHEIELSTKYAATMIDNDSYSVRHHTKLDGGCSVTWIKEKSSIRCSCKQFEFSGILCRHVIRVLLKNDYFSIPEEYLPSRWRRESSLIPQSRHIINYNDNSSVEFRSLVQCLEVESLKTKDRVEEATKELKKVIHYLKGSRAKGGVEAAKKSRHCHYPNCGGTDHDSRNYPIKRNKDSLLASQSSPNK; encoded by the exons ATGGAGCGTGGGATTG GCGAATATgccaatgactcaactcttttcaaaggaaaattgtttaacagcgacATCGATGCttacaatttttattgtttatttgcaAAGACTTCTGGTTTTTCAGTTAGACGTGGACATAGTTACAAACGGAACAACAATAACATTgaagatatatataaaagaaagtttATTTGTCACCGAGCAGGTGTtgctaaacaaagaaaaattactGAAGTAGAAAACCAAAGGAAACGAAAAAGTTCCAGATGTAATTGTAGTGCAAAATTGTTGATATCTAAAAGAACATTTGGCTTCGAGGAAAAATGGATGGTTACATGTTTCGGAAACTCTCATAATCATGCGTTATTAGATGAGAAAGAAATTCGATTTCTTCCAGCTTATCGTGATATCCCTATTAATGATCAAGCTCGTATATTATTATTGTCGAAAGTTGGTTGCTCGGTAAGTCTTATTATGAGAGTGCTTGAAGCGGAGAAAGGGATAGAGGCAGGACATCTACCATTTCTGGACAAAGatattagaaattttattaaatctcAAAGTAGCATTGATAAAGAGAATGACGCTTCAAATGTTCTCAAATTATGCAAAGATTTGAAAGACAAAGATGATGCTTTCCAATATGATTTTACATTGGATGAAAGTAACAAGTTGGAACATATTATTTGGGTATTTGGTGATTTGATACGAGCATATGAAGCTTTTGGGGATGTGGTTGTCTTTGATACTACGTATCGGATTAATCGTTATGATATGCCTCTTGGACTATGGGTTGGAGTTGATAATCATGGaagttccattttttttttggtt AGTTTTGTACGCATTGTCAAAGGAAAATGTCCACAAACAATTCTAACTGATCAAGACCATGCACTTAAAGAAGCTGTTTCAACAGAATTGCCAAATACAAAGCATGCTTTTTGCATATGGCATATTGCGACAAAGTTGCCAACTtggttttctttccttttgggTACAAAATATGACGACTTCAAAACTGAGTTTTATAGGctatataatttagaatgtgAAAGTGATTTTGAGCAACAATGGGATTTCATGGTTGAACTCTTTCATGTAA CCTATTTGAAAGAATTCTTTTTCGCTGGGATGACGACAACCGGACGTTCAGAAtctataaattcatatattaaaagatTCTTGGATGTTAAAACGA TTGGAGTTGCTGTGAACATTAGAAATCAAGCTGGAGAAGAGGCGAGAATGCGTCAAAAGTATCATAATCCTCTAATGAAAACGAGTTTTCCGATTGAGGAACATGCTGCATCCATACTCACACCATATGCCTTTGAGTTGCTTCAACATGAGATTGAGTTATCTACAAAATATGCAGCAACTATGATTGACAATGACTCTTACTCGGTGCGGCATCATACCAAACTTGATGGAGGTTGTTCTGTAACTTGGATAAAGGAAAAAAGTTCAATTCGTTGTTCTTGTAAACAATTTGAATTTTCTGGGATACTATGTAGACATGTTATTCGAGTGTTGTTGAAGAATGACTATTTTAGCATTCCAGAAGAATATCTTCCTTCTCGATGGAGAAGAGAAAGCTCATTGATCCCACAATCAAGACACATAATCAACTATAATGATAACTCTTCTGTTGAGTTTCGATCACTCGTGCAATGTTTAGAGGTTGAATCTTTAAAGACCAAAGATCGAGTTGAAGAAGCTACTAAAGAGTTAAAGAAAGTCATTCACTATTTAAAAG GATCAAGGGCAAAAGGAGGAGTTGAAGCTGCAAAGAAGTCTCGTCATTGTCATTATCCTAATTGTGGTGGAACCGATCATGACTCACGAAATTATCCAATTAAAAGGAATAAAGACTCATTATTAGCTTCTCAATCATCTCCTAATAAGTAA
- the LOC108338963 gene encoding MLP-like protein 43, which yields MTLAGKISCEIGVHATAAKWFNLFAKQLHHVQNLTDRVHGTKLQHGEDWHHTESIKHWTYVLEGKVTTCLESIESIDEANKTITYKLFSGGIDHQFKLFKFIFQAIHKNSGGAIIKWTVEYERVSEEADPPYSYVEYLHKFTRDIDAHLLKA from the exons ATGACACTTGCTGGTAAAATCAGCTGTGAAATTGGGGTTCATGCAACTGCAGCAAAGTGGTTCAACCTATTTGCAAAGCAACTCCATCATGTTCAAAACCTTACTGATAGAGTCCATGGAACCAAGCTCCAACATGGTGAAGACTGGCACCACACTGAGTCCATCAAGCACTGGACTTATGTCTTAG AGGGTAAGGTGACAACATGTCTCGAGAGTATTGAATCTATTGATGAAGCAAACAAAACAATCACCTACAAGCTTTTCAGTGGAGGCATTGATCACCAGTTCAAGCTCTTCAAGTTCATATTTCAAGCAATTCACAAGAACAGTGGTGGTGCTATTATCAAATGGACCGTTGAATATGAGAGGGTTAGTGAGGAAGCTGATCCTCCGTATAGCTACGTCGAGTACCTGCACAAATTCACTAGAGACATCGATGCTCATCTTCTCAAGGCATAG